TCAACACTGAAACCGGTGCGGTTACAAACGCGCAGGGTGCGGTGATGGCCACCAATCCGGCCAAAGCGCCGTTCAGCGTCATACCCAGGTCGGGTTTGCCCAGGATCAGCCAAGCCGTGGCCGTCGCTGTGAGCGTCGATGCGGCCGCAGCCAAGTTCGTGGTCACGGCGACCTCGGCAATCGCGCCAGGATCGGCCGCCATTGTGCTACCCGGATTGAAGCCGAACCAGCCGAACCACAGCACAAAGCAGCCGATGGTGGCCAGCGAGAGATTGTGCCCAGGTATCGCGTTGACTTTACCGCCGGGTCCGTATTTGCCAATACGCGGACCGAGAATCAGGATGCCCGCCAAGGCGGCCCATCCGCCGATGGAATGCACCTGGGTCGATCCGGCAAAATCAAGGAACCCCCAGTCATTTTGCAGCCATCCGCCGCCCCAAATCCAATGGCCCACCACCGGGTAGATGGCCAAGGCCATGATGAAGCTGAACAAGATGAACGAATGATACTTGATGCGTTCGGCGACGGCCCCGGAAACGATCGTTGCGGCAGTTCCGGCGAACACGAGTTGAAAGAAGAACTTGGCCCAGAGCGGAACCGACGTCCAGCTCAACGATGCGTACACACCTGTGGTATCTTCGCCTCCGTTGACCATCCATAGCCCTTCCTGGCCGATATAAGGCGATCCTTGACCGAACATCAGGCCAAAGCCCAACAGCCAGAAACCGATGGTGGTGACGGCGAAGACGATGAAGTTTTTCGAGAGGATGTTGACGCAGTTTTTCTGCCGGCACATGCCCGATTCGACACAGGCAAAGCCGAGGTTCATGAAGAACACCAACATCGCCGTGACCAACACCCACACGGTATCGGCCATCAATTTCAAATCAGCCGGCGTCGGAGGCGCCGGAGCGGGTGCCGCGGCCGGTTCAGTCGCAGCCGCTGCCGGGGCGTCGGCGGCAGGCTCGTCCTGCGCGCGCGCAAACACGCCGTAGCCGACCGCCAGAGCCAATGAAAGTAAACCCGTTCCAAACCATCGATAAACCGAGTTAGACCAGATTGTCGCCATAGCTTCACGCTTCCAGAAGGACCGTTAGGTAGAAAGAACCGCCGCCGAGCACTCGGCTGCGCTCGTCGATTGGACGTAGCGTAAGACAGCGCGGCCGTTCCCGGATGCCGCCCGGTTAAGCGATTGATGTGCCGGCACCCGATCGTGACTCATCGAACGCAGTCAGTTGGAACGAAACCCCTTACGCAAGAATCGCTTGCGCGCTATGTACCGCTGCGCAAGCCGCCCGTGGAGGGGCATGGTGTCGAATACTTTCGCCCATTTTTCAGGCAGTGACTGCTGACAAAGCGCGCAAAAAAACTTCCCCAAAAAGGGCACCCCGGCTTGGGCGAATGGCAAACCCATCCACCCAAGCCTTAGGGGCGTCCTTCCGGCTTGGCGGAAGCCAGAGACTCTTGGATCGTGGCAGACGATGCCGAGCGCGCATGCAGGAGGATGTGGGGTGTTGTCGGCCCTCGTATAGGCCAACGGAGAATTCCTATCGAGTCGCCCTTGACGCAGGCCGCCTCCGCTCCTAAAAGCACGTTCCACATCCTTGCCGGCCGATCGTGCCCTTGCCCATTCCATTCACCACCCCAGCTCGACTGCGCCCCCGCACGGGCAAAGCTCCCGCCTTCGCGCGCCGCTGGCGCCGAATCGTGTGCTGCCTCGCCGCCGGGGCCGTTCTCAGCACCGTTGGCTGCGGGCCTCTCGGCTATTATTCACTGGCACATTCCTTTTTAGCTCACCATGACGTCTTCAAGCCGATCGTGCCGGACGACTTCGACGGGGGCGACTGCGGCACAATCGCGGAAGGCAACGCTTGTTTCCATCGTAACGAGGAGGAGCCATGTCGAGACGCAAAACCGCACTTGCCCTGACGCTCGTGGCGCTATCGGCGATTGGATCGGCCGTGGCGGAAGGCACCATCTTTGGCAAGAGTCACCGCGGACGCCGTTCGCAGGGCGGCGGCGGGTCGATGAACACGGAGAACACGGTCCTCAGCGCCGACGGCACCACGCGCGTCAGCCTGAAAGTGCAACTCGAACGCGGCCTGCGGGCCATGCGACCGGTCGAGTTTCAGTTTCTCAAACAAGTGTTGCAGCAGGTCAAGGCGAACAAGCTGCCGCAAGACATGGTCGAGCAAGCGTTTCTGTGGGCTCAGAAGAAACCCGCTTATCGCGTGCAGTATTTCGAGAAAGCGCTGCAAGCCTTGGCCGAACGCGACAACATCAGTTTTCGAACGACCGTGTCGAGTTTCGATCCGGGATTCAATCAAGAGTAGTATAATGTGCTATGCCGCCGCCATCGACCGACGACCATTTTCAACGACTTGCCCGGCTGTTGGACCTCGAGAACCGCGCCGAAGCACAACGGGCCGTCGAGCGGCGGCGACGGCTGAAAGCGGCCGAAGCCGAAAAGACGGGGCAAACGCTGGTCGATTTGGCCATCATCGACGAAGAGGCCGGACTGGGCGGCCGTTACCTGATTCGTTTTGCCAAGCGCGGCCGCGGACTGCCTTGGACGCGGCTCGATGTCGGCAGCCCGGTGTTGCTCTCGCCGGTCGAAGGCGCCGCTGGACCCTGGCGCGGCGTCGTCTCGCAACGCACGCCCGACTCGATTCAACTCGCGCTCGACTACCTGCCCGATGAGATCAACGACGTCGAACGTTGGCGTTTCGACTTGGCCAACGACGAAATCGCGCTCGTGCGGCAGAAGGCGGCGATGGAACGGGCCCGCGCGGCGCGCGGCGACCGCCTGGCCGAACTGCGTCAGGTGCTGCTTGCCGAGCGCGGGCCGCGGTTCGCCGCCGAACGAGACGAGCCGCCGCTCAATTCATCGCTCAACGGACCGCAGCTTTCCGCGGTGCGCTTCGCGCTGTCGGCCCGCGACGTGGCGCTGATCCACGGCCCGCCCGGAACCGGCAAAACGACCACCGTGGTCGAGCTGATCCGCCGGGCAGTCCGCCGCGGCGAGAAAGTGCTGGCCTGCGCCGGCAGCAACATCGCCGTCGACAACATGCTCGAGCGATTGGTGGCGGCGGGCGAGCGCGCCGTCCGCTTGGGGCATCCGGCCCGCGTGCTGCCCGAACTGCAATCACACACGCTCGATTTGATGGTCGAAGATCATCACGACGTGGCTTTGGCCCACAAGCTTGTGAAAGAGGCGCTCGCTTTGTTCCGCAAGGCGGGCCGCTATACGCGGGCCAAACCCCAAGCAGGTTCGCGGCAGTCCACCCGGCAGGAAGCGAAAGCGCTGTTGGCCGACGCGCGGCGGCTGGAAACGCAAGCGGTCGAGCAGATTTTGCACCGGGCCGACGTGGTGTGCGCCACGACGACGGGCCTCGACGACGCACTGCTCGGCAAACGGCGGTTTGATCTGGTGGTAATCGACGAAGCATGTCAGAGCACCGAACCCGCCTGCTGGATTGCCATCAACCGGGGCGAGCGCGTGGTGTTGGCCGGCGACCACTGTCAGCTTCCGCCGACGATTGTCAGCGAGGAAGCGGCGGCCAAAGGACTCGGCGTCAGCCTGTTCGAGCGGTTGATGAACCGCTCGGCCGCCTCGATTTCACGGCGGCTGACCGTGCAGTACCGCATGCACAAGACGATCATGGGGTTTTCGTCGAACGAATTTTACGACGGCAAGTTGGTGGCCGACGCCGCGGTTGCCTGCCACCGGCTGTGCGACCTGCCGAGCGTGGCCGGCACGGCCCTGACGGAAACGCCCGTCGAGTTCATCGATACGGCCGGCGCGGGCTACGACGAAGAACAAGAGCCGGACGGTGAGAGCCGGCTGAACGTTCAAGAGGCCGAGCTGGCGATTCGCAAGGTCGAGGCGCTGTTGGCAGCCGGCATCCCGCCGCAATCGGTGGCCGTCATTGCTCCCTACGCGGCCCAGGCCCGCTTGCTGCGCGAGCGTCTTGAGGCGCCGGGGCTGGAGATCGACAGCGTCGATGGTTTTCAAGGCCGGGAGAAAGAGGCGATTGTGATGTCGCTGGTCCGCTCGAACCCGGCCGGCGAAATCGGTTTTTTGACCGACGTGCGGCGGATGAACGTGGCGCTGACGCGTGCCCGCCGCAAGCTGCTGGTGATCGGCGACAGCGCCACGCTTTCGAGCGACCCGTTCTATCGGCGGCTGTTCGACTACTTCGAAACCGTCGGAGCCTATCGCACCGTCTGGGAGGAACCTACGGAATAGGCGGCCAGCCGGGTGCCACGCCGTTGCTCGGCACATCGTTTGCGTCGTGCGACAACGCTCATGCAACGCAACGACGTTCGCCGACAAGCGATGGGCCTGGGAGAAACCGTCCGGCTGGGCTTCTTGTTCGGCGCGATCTATTTCATCCAGGGAATCAGCGATCCCAACACGGGGCTTCTGTCGCAGCCCGACAACTCGCTGTTGCGCGATTGGGGAAAGAACACCAGGCAAGTGGCGACGTTCGCGGCCTTGCTGGGCTTGCCGTGGTGCTTGAAACCGCTCTTCGGGCTGCTCTCGGATTTTGTGCCGTTGGGGCGCTACCGCCGCAAGAGCTATTTGATTGCGACCAGTTTGACCGCGTTGGCGGGCTTCGCCGCGCTGTATCTGACGCCGCTGGGCGAAGGCGACGAGCGCCCGCTGCTGGGCTGGCTGATGCTCGCCAGCCTGGGAATCATCTTTTGCGACGTGGTGGTCGACGCGCTGATGATCGAAACCAGCCAGCCGTTGGGCATCACCGGTCGCTTGCAATCGGTGCAATGGGCGGCCATCCACACCGGAACGATCCTGACGGGCGTGGTCGGCGGCATTCTCAGCGAAAAGCGGTTGCAGAAGGCGGGCTTCTTAATTTGTTCGGTGCTGATGGCGGCCACGTTCCTGCTGGCATTGCTCTTCATCGATGAGACGCCGCGACCGCCGACGCGCAACTGGCGAGGCTCGCTTCGCAAGCTAAAGCAGACTCTCAAATCGCCGGCCGTGCGGGCGGTCGGCCTGTTGGCCTTCGTTTGGAGCTTCAATCCTTTTACTCAGTCTGTGCTCTACATGCACATGACCGAAGCATTGGATTACTCCGAGGACTTCTACGGCAAAACGGTCTCCCTGATCGCGGTCGGCTCACTGGCCGCCTGTATTGCCTATGCGATTTACTGCCCGCGGGTGCCGATGCGTTCGCTGGTTCACCTCTCCATCGTGGCGGGCGTCGCGAGCTCTTGGGTTTACTGGTATCTTCCCGACCCAAAGGCGGCCGTGGCCGTCAGCGTGGTGTCGGGTTTCTGCTATATGACCGGCAGCATGGTTCTGGTCGACCTGGCTGCCCGTGCCTGTCCGCTCGACGCGCCCGGAACCTTGTTTGCCGTGTTCATGGCGCTCTGCAACTTGGGCGCAGCTGCAGGCACATGGTGCGGCGGTGCCCTCTACCACCTTGGCCGGAGTTGGGGCAGTGTTGCATCGTTCGACGCGTTGGTGTTCATCGCCGGCGCAACCACCGCAGCTTGCTGGCTCTTCGTGCCATGGCTGCCAAAGCAGCTCTTGGGCTTGGCCGAGGGACCCGAGCGCGCGTAACCCAGGCTCAGCGCACCGGCTGTTCCCGGTCATTCTTGTTCGCCTGCCGTTGCATTTTCTCACCCGCACGCTCGAGGCTTTTGCCGGTCTTATCGAGCACGTCGTCTCCCGCATGTTCGGCCCGCGACGGATCGAACGTCACCTCAACGCGGTTTTGCGGTCCCTGCTGGACAGTCAGCGCCCCCGTTCCCCACAGGACTCCCACGATGATGGCCACGACCAACAGCAGCCCCAGAAACAGGCCCAGTCCGCTGGGGCCTCGGTCTACGTATACGCGTTCTTCAACCATAATTGCACCTCCGCTGACGGTGGCTGCAATTAGGATGCCAGTCTGCCGGTTGCCCGAAGGCAATCAAGGCCGGTATACTCAATCGGAAGTATTCCGCCAATTGAGAAGCGAATCAGGGAGTAGCCAGGGCCACATGCCGCGAAAATCCAAGCACGAGGAAGACGACGAACCGGAAGAAAAGCACGAGTCGGAAGAAGACAAGCTGCTCGACGACGACGATATGCCGCTCGATGCGGCCGATTCGGGGGCGCTGACCAGCGCACTCGACGCCAGCAAGGTCGACGATGAGTTCGACGAAGATGACTTCGACGACGACTTCGACGACGACTTCGAGCAAGAACTCGACGACGAGCTGAACGAGGATCTCGGCGAGTTCGACGAGAAGATCGAAGGCGAAGCCGACGACGAAGCGGAGGAAGCGGAAGAAGACGACGATCTGCCCTTCGACGAAGCGGAAGAGCTCTGACGCATGCTGAACCTGCTGGCCCAGATCGACGAGGCGGTTGCGGCGGTGCGGCGGCGGTGGCCATCGACTGCCCGTGCCGGCATCATTCTGGGCACGGGCTTGGGGAGTCTGGCACAGCAGATCGAGACCGAAGCGACGCTCGATTACGAGTCGGTTCCCTACTTTCCGCGGTCGACGTCGATCGGCCACACGGGCCAGCTTGTGTGCGGCCGCTTGCAGGGACTGCCGATTGTGGCCATGGAAGGCCGCTTTCACGCCTACGAAGGCTACACGCAGCAGCAGATCACGTTTCCGGTGCGGGTGATGAAAGCGCTGGGGGCGGAGTTGCTGATCGTTTCCAACGCCTGCGGCGGCATGAACCCGCACTATGCCTGCGGCGACGTGATGGTGATCGACGATCACATCAACCTGCTGAACGGCAACCCGCTGATCGGCGTCAACGACGACCGGCTGGGGCCGCGGTTTCCCGATATGTCGCGTCCCTACGACGAGCGTCTCATCGACCGCGCCCTGGAGATTGCCCGGCGTGAGAACTTTGTGGCGCATCGGGGAGTGTACGTGGCCGTCACGGGACCAAACCTGGAGACGCGGGCCGAGTATCGTTTCTTGCGGCTGATTGGGGCCGACGTGGTGGGCATGTCGACCGTGCCGGAAGTGATCGTGGCGGCGCATGCGGGCATGCGCGTGTTGGGTCTCTCGGTGGTGACCGACCTTTGTTTTCCCGAATCGCTCGAGCCGGCCGACATCGGCAAGATTTTGGGATACGCGGCCGCCGCGGAGCCGAACCTGCGCAAGATCGTGCTGGGGGTATTGGACGCTGAATCGCCGAGGTAGGGTGGTACAAGCGAGCTTGCGAGCGCCGGCCCCCCAACGCCGGGTATCGCATTGGAATCGACGTCTTCTACCGCCATGCAGCTCAACGCAACCAAAGCGTCCGTGGCGCAGCGCGGCGAGCGGCGCACGCGGCGAATCGTGCGCCGCGCAATCGTCACCACGGCCACGCTGTTTGCCTTCGGATACCTTTTGATCCTGGTGCTCATGATGTTGGGTGAAGAGTCTCTGGTCTTCTTTCCGGACCGCAAGCCAATCGAAACGTGGGACCTGCCGGGCGTGGAACGGGTTCACTTTCAGGCGGCCGACGGCACGCGGTTGCACGGCTGGTATTTTCCGCACCGCGGTTCGCGGGCGGTGGTGCTCTTCGCCTGCGGCAACGGCGGCAACATCAGCTATCGCGCCGAGCGGCTGGCCCACTTCTGCCGACGACAAAACGTGGCCCTGTTCGCCTTCGACTATCGCGGTTATGGACTGAGCGAGGGACAGCCAAACGAAAGCGGCGTGCTGCTGGACGCCAGGGCCGCCCGTGCCTGGCTGGCCACGCGGGCCGGCGTGGCCGAGACCGACGTCGTGCTGCTGGGTGAATCGCTGGGCGGGGGCGTGATGGTCGATCTGGCCAGCCGCGACGGCGCTAGCGGGCTGATCTTGGAACGCACGTTTACCTCGCTGCCCGACGTGGGCGCAATCCATTTTCCGTTCGTTCCGGTGCGGCTTTTGATGCGCAGCCGGCTCGATTCGCTGAGCAAAATCGCCGCCTATCATGGCCCGCTGTTGATGTGTCACGGCGACGCCGATGAGATCATTCCCTTCGAGCTCGGCCGGCGGCTGTTCGAGGCCGCCAACGAGCCGAAACGGTTCGTGACGCTACGCGGCGTGGGCCATAACGAGCCGTTGCCCGAAGAATGGGACACGGCGGTGGATGAGTTCCTGTCGGGTTTGCCGGGGTCCAGGCAGAGTTAGGGCGTCTCAATCATCGATTGAGTTGGCCGTCTTCGAACGATGGCCAAGATCGGCGCGCTTGTATAAGCGGACGTCGATGCGTTCGATGGCAACGCTCCAAGTCTTGCTGAGCCCGGTGTTCCG
Above is a window of Pirellulales bacterium DNA encoding:
- a CDS encoding ammonium transporter codes for the protein MALAVGYGVFARAQDEPAADAPAAAATEPAAAPAPAPPTPADLKLMADTVWVLVTAMLVFFMNLGFACVESGMCRQKNCVNILSKNFIVFAVTTIGFWLLGFGLMFGQGSPYIGQEGLWMVNGGEDTTGVYASLSWTSVPLWAKFFFQLVFAGTAATIVSGAVAERIKYHSFILFSFIMALAIYPVVGHWIWGGGWLQNDWGFLDFAGSTQVHSIGGWAALAGILILGPRIGKYGPGGKVNAIPGHNLSLATIGCFVLWFGWFGFNPGSTMAADPGAIAEVAVTTNLAAAASTLTATATAWLILGKPDLGMTLNGALAGLVAITAPCAFVTAPVSVL
- a CDS encoding AAA domain-containing protein, encoding MPPPSTDDHFQRLARLLDLENRAEAQRAVERRRRLKAAEAEKTGQTLVDLAIIDEEAGLGGRYLIRFAKRGRGLPWTRLDVGSPVLLSPVEGAAGPWRGVVSQRTPDSIQLALDYLPDEINDVERWRFDLANDEIALVRQKAAMERARAARGDRLAELRQVLLAERGPRFAAERDEPPLNSSLNGPQLSAVRFALSARDVALIHGPPGTGKTTTVVELIRRAVRRGEKVLACAGSNIAVDNMLERLVAAGERAVRLGHPARVLPELQSHTLDLMVEDHHDVALAHKLVKEALALFRKAGRYTRAKPQAGSRQSTRQEAKALLADARRLETQAVEQILHRADVVCATTTGLDDALLGKRRFDLVVIDEACQSTEPACWIAINRGERVVLAGDHCQLPPTIVSEEAAAKGLGVSLFERLMNRSAASISRRLTVQYRMHKTIMGFSSNEFYDGKLVADAAVACHRLCDLPSVAGTALTETPVEFIDTAGAGYDEEQEPDGESRLNVQEAELAIRKVEALLAAGIPPQSVAVIAPYAAQARLLRERLEAPGLEIDSVDGFQGREKEAIVMSLVRSNPAGEIGFLTDVRRMNVALTRARRKLLVIGDSATLSSDPFYRRLFDYFETVGAYRTVWEEPTE
- a CDS encoding MFS transporter, coding for MQRNDVRRQAMGLGETVRLGFLFGAIYFIQGISDPNTGLLSQPDNSLLRDWGKNTRQVATFAALLGLPWCLKPLFGLLSDFVPLGRYRRKSYLIATSLTALAGFAALYLTPLGEGDERPLLGWLMLASLGIIFCDVVVDALMIETSQPLGITGRLQSVQWAAIHTGTILTGVVGGILSEKRLQKAGFLICSVLMAATFLLALLFIDETPRPPTRNWRGSLRKLKQTLKSPAVRAVGLLAFVWSFNPFTQSVLYMHMTEALDYSEDFYGKTVSLIAVGSLAACIAYAIYCPRVPMRSLVHLSIVAGVASSWVYWYLPDPKAAVAVSVVSGFCYMTGSMVLVDLAARACPLDAPGTLFAVFMALCNLGAAAGTWCGGALYHLGRSWGSVASFDALVFIAGATTAACWLFVPWLPKQLLGLAEGPERA
- a CDS encoding purine-nucleoside phosphorylase → MLNLLAQIDEAVAAVRRRWPSTARAGIILGTGLGSLAQQIETEATLDYESVPYFPRSTSIGHTGQLVCGRLQGLPIVAMEGRFHAYEGYTQQQITFPVRVMKALGAELLIVSNACGGMNPHYACGDVMVIDDHINLLNGNPLIGVNDDRLGPRFPDMSRPYDERLIDRALEIARRENFVAHRGVYVAVTGPNLETRAEYRFLRLIGADVVGMSTVPEVIVAAHAGMRVLGLSVVTDLCFPESLEPADIGKILGYAAAAEPNLRKIVLGVLDAESPR
- a CDS encoding alpha/beta hydrolase, with protein sequence MQLNATKASVAQRGERRTRRIVRRAIVTTATLFAFGYLLILVLMMLGEESLVFFPDRKPIETWDLPGVERVHFQAADGTRLHGWYFPHRGSRAVVLFACGNGGNISYRAERLAHFCRRQNVALFAFDYRGYGLSEGQPNESGVLLDARAARAWLATRAGVAETDVVLLGESLGGGVMVDLASRDGASGLILERTFTSLPDVGAIHFPFVPVRLLMRSRLDSLSKIAAYHGPLLMCHGDADEIIPFELGRRLFEAANEPKRFVTLRGVGHNEPLPEEWDTAVDEFLSGLPGSRQS